In Planococcus citri chromosome 4, ihPlaCitr1.1, whole genome shotgun sequence, the genomic window tTAACAAAGCccatcagaaaaaattcatttactcTTCGAATGGAAAATGTTATGCCCTACGATTGAATTGGAGCTGGAGGCAGTGAGAAGGGATCCAACCATGAAACACTGAAATGCACATTTTATTGAGAAACGAAGTGAAGCTAATCAATGAATGACTCATAGTCAGTGATAAGATAAAAACATTACTAATTTCTACATCTCTATAATTATCAAGATGTCgaatatcattttcaatttgaaagttgattaaatatgtaggtaattaatgATTAATTGAGAATTCTACTCGtcatatttaaattttgaaaagaaatgaataaTCAGGGAAACCTATTTTTACCCCAAACTAGGCAAGAAAAACAAGCTTGTATAAAGAATTAAACATTGAACGATACCTCGTAAATAGTTACAACAGCAAAGATAACCTGATAAATGCAAAGAGAAGAGCAGAACACAGCGGATGAAGAAAAATACaggtaattaggtatgtttATTATTATAtggacttttaaaaatgtagatttggatttcaacaacaacaacaattttCAGGATGCTTAGGGCTCgtacccaatttttttccaaaaaaaaaagtaatttcagtaaccacaaaagtttgaaatactacttaatcaaaaattggatGCAATAAAGTGaggatttttgtaatttctgaaaaaaacgtcaatttttgacaatttaaaagGAGATTGAAGTTTTAACAAAACGCATAATTAGTTCATGAATTTTTGGGGAGTTTTATGGGACGGCGAATTTATTACaggcgtcagattttcaccatgATGCACCATTCTCTCAGAAACAGcctttttttgagctcaaaaataacttgaaaaaaattgtggaattttgaattttttttatggctgattttgactaattcgaggtcgctgattCCAAATATAACATCGAAATTGATGCAGGATGTTTAGATCGCGAAATAAGCGCCCGTTTTCCACGAAGAAGGGGCGAGAGCGCTCAAATCTGACAACAGATTCGGATtcggcgacctcaaattagtcgaaaacgacccttttatatttttgaaattcaaaaaaatcccaaaaatgcaAAGGTCAAAGGATGAGgttttctggtgatttttggcaaaaaagcgagacttttaggacaatttttgaaaaaaagtgaagctAGAATTTTCTGCAAGAAAACAACcagaagtattttcaaaaatcttgctaaaaaaagaagagatttttttcacaatttttcgcaaaaagcaatttattaattttagcaagaagcagagctttttggaaattattggcaaaaaagtgataggtATTTTCGACGATTTCTGGCAAATACCTGAGCGAGGCTTTTATTGCAAAGGGCTTTtggatgttaaaaaaaataataaaaagcaaaaatcataaaattatagCAATAATGATCAATTTTAGAGAATTGCCTATTATTATTGGccaagaaattacattttttcgcaatttttctcaataggtatgtaaaattcattttctttggaatttttggaaatttgaggtAAAAGAGCGATCATAGTACAATGATCGCAAATGCAAATAATAATTAAgtataaattctaaaaaattatttatcatcAATATGAGTTTCCAGAATGTACAGTATTGGCTCACGACTCACCAGTATAAAATAAGAACCAAATTCGTGCACCTATaatgtatttgaatttgaatgatttcatacgtaattaattttaaagatgGGCCACATGCTCATCTAAAGTATTCTTTGGCGATACTCATTACACCTAAATTATTTTCAGTCAGCAAGTTTAGGTTTCCAAATAATGGACGAAAATTaacccaaaaaatgataataacaTTACTTACTCGTTTCGATTTACACATAACATGGAAtcattatgtatgtacctagtaagtaaaaatatcagaaactcacctgaaacaaaacaacaaaacgaATTTCTGATTAGATAATTGCCAAAGGATGATATcataaaataacttgaaaaaagtaagtCAAATCTGCTCAAAGCATCACATAATGTTAATCAATTAATACTTAatcaacgtttaaaaaaaaccacgatgaaaaataataatatgcaaAGGTACGACCTGAATGAATGGAGAGGACGATTTAAtcaggattttaaaaaaactatccAAGGTGTTCTTTCATCAATACCTAATaagaattttcatcagttttgatTTTCCTACTGAAGCATGGACATTTTTCTCATGGAAAATCTAGCCGGATATATTCACCTCAGTAAGGAAATAATATAGCCCAATTGTAAACTTGaggttttgtaaattttttgctattttccaTTTGCGAATGAGAAGTTTTGAAATgctggaaaatttaaatcaaagtTGCGTTTTCAAATTGGGAATTTCGtaatgaattttcataaaatactaCGTACAAAGGAGGATTTTCGTATTTCCCAATTCCctcctcttcaaaaaaaaaaagccttATTACAAAAAGTTATCCAAGAAACCATacaacaataaaatttatttacgaTACATCCAAAAATTCTGCCCCATCAGCAATATTTACAACCTTAAAAATTCTGTAAGTACAAATATCTGCGTTAAAAACAATATTTGCCCTGAAATGCAATAAATCAcgataataaattcaaaatatgctCAACCTATCTATTACAACAAATGTAGGCAGCCTACGAAAtgataaacaaaataaaaatacaatcatacaaataaatcgattcaaattgcgtaaaattaaaaaaattatttcaaacgttgcagatttttttgtattgaaaattttttttaaaaaaaacaagaaacaatatgcttaaaaaattactgagaaattgatcgaatttatttctttaaaaaaattctctattGTTTCAAGAAAACACAAAGAAAATTCTActaaaaaatgatccaaaaatgaacaatatcTTATTAAATCGGATACCTATCTCAATGACAAACAAATTGTAGTACCTATCTTactttcacatcattttttaaatatatccGTTCCGCACATCAAAATAATTAGCAAACGAGACAGCTCACGAATTAGAATTTATTGTCTAAACCaactatcaaaaaatacacgaatCGTCTCATCTCctttcaaaaacaatttaatCGCCTCGCTATTCTCGTGATCATTCCTTTTACGCAATTTGTACTCCTGCGCAGCTTGTTCACTCCCGAAATACCAACATAAAAATCCATCGATCGATTTAAATCCAATATCTTCAAAACACACAGCGACAAAAGAATCGCGACACTTCCGCCATGCCATCCAAAACTTGTGCAtgttgatgagaaaattttcgaacagTTTATTTATCCGAATGCTACATCTCAACTCATATACTTCTTTTGAGCTGAAGTCACAccatttcagaaaattatcccAATCGTCCACGgataatgaattaaaattaccgAACGTCAAAATATGCCGACATCTTTCGCGGAAAAATCGCTTCAATTCCATCAAACGTTGATCAGAAAACTTCAAACAACGCAGTAATCTTTCAAAAGCTTGAAAACTgctcaatgaaataaaaaaggaTAAGAGCCAGCTCTCTTTATCTGGTATGTGACATTCTAGCAATTCGGCTGCTTCTTCTATCGTAAAACAtccatcgaaaaattgaaaaaatttactaatgGTGAGATCAGACTTGTGCTCAATGATCCAGCCCATGTTTCGAATAATTATTCTTGTTCTTACAATACGTGCTCGTTTTTCATCGTCAGCATCCGAACAACAAAACATCAAGTATTCGGTTAGCTCTTCGAACAATTCCGCATGCACAAAATCTTCGAAATGATGTTGCATTAATTCGTAATCCAACATTGAGGTTCTTTTAAACTCGACAACATCGTTTACATTCCCAAAACACAACGACATTAATTCACGTAGATCTGAGACTTTGGCAAGAAGAGTCAATTTAAGCCACCATCTGCGCCACATTTCTTGTCTGATTTTATAGTCAGCACCTTTTAGTACTTggatcaaaaaaccaaaatcgcGACCAAAAGAGGGAAAATATGCATTATATAAACATGCTGCGAACAAGATCTCAACGTGATCGTCATCTTACTCCTCATAAGACTTATTAGATTTCAAAGTAACGTGATTCTTCAAATGATCCGGAGCAGAAAGCCATATTTCTTTGAGCAATACCGCTGCATACCTCGAATGTTCGTACTGGTATGCCACTTTCGATAAAGGAAATAAAATTTCGTACGAGAATGTGGCACCATCAACGATTGAACTCTTTCCGTAGTTCCAAAGCTGTAAAGCATATTGGCAATAGACGTCGTCTACGGCAAAATGTGCAATGAATAGAAACCAATTTGATCTCACAAAATTTCTCACCACGGTACAATCATTCGAGTACATTATTATTAAACGAGATGAGTTTTTTGTAGGATCTCGCTGCAGCTGATGAAATAATTCGTCTTCGTGGaaacattttgatgatttaatcCAAATTTCGTCCACGAgggaacttttttcttcattgtttAAGTTACTCCAAAAGTACTCGATTAGTGACCAGTTTCTTACATTAGACGCTTCTTTATAAAGTATGTAGGAAACCGTATACCATTCGGGCGATTTTTCTTCCGGTCCGTAGACTTTCTTCAATTCGCCTCTCATTCGTGAACACCAATAATTCATCAAATCGACATGTGGAAACCCATCGTCAAAAATGTTAGTCGTACAAGTAAAATGGCATTTACGGAATCGCTCATCATCTTTGACCGACGGCCACAAATGTTCAATACATTCCTCAATGCATAACGAACAAGCGATCTGGAACTGTTTCTCTAAATCGATTCTCTGCAAATTCGACGtgagtaaatttttcacagTTCTTCGAGAGCAAATACCGCCAGCTGAGTTGAAAGCTACACAGTTGATCAACACTTCACGAGGTACTATATCGCCGACGACAAAGTTCCAAATTCTGATCTCTATACTAATTGATCGGATCTTATCCTTGATCATCGATCGAATACTCGTTGGGAGGATGTGCAGAAGGTCGCTGGGATTACACAAACTAATGAACGCGTATTTTGATGCTGCTATATCCTGCAGAGTCCGTGGAATGAAACGGAAATCAGGAAAGGATTCTTGCGAATGGTCAGATTCCATTTCGAGTTCGATTCAGTCttgtccaatttttaaaaagaactacGCATGAAACTCCTGGAAATTATCGATCTTCTTAGTAACGGATAATTAGGTATATTATTCATAACTGGTGTTCAACACTCACTAGGAAGGGAAACTCTTGATTCCGGAATCAACGATTGGAACGAAGTTTGGATAGATTAAACGGTCATTTAAAAATCTACCAATCTAACGTTCGTTCTGATCGGAGTTTTCGGAGTCGGAGAAATTTCCTTATCAGTAGGATGATGGATCCAAATCCGAACAAAAAAATGGTGCTTCTACTTACCAATGATAAACTTATCAATTCATTAAGAAATACGGTGGTTTAATGGCAAAATACGCAAATTAAACTCGAATTATTCGCAAGAAATTCTCATCACGCGTAACAACAACAAACCATGAGATTTCTTCTGATATCCtgttatcaaaatcaaaaatccaactCAAACACTATGGAGCATTCGAGCTTCGGAACCGGTTTTATTTTCGCTGTTCTAATGAAGAGTTGTGTGGTTATCTTTACTCACTACAGGATGCGCGAGTGAATCGGGTAACGTAGATCGGATaatcattctcaaaaattttattttgctaaaattatcaaattctgacttttaaacaaaaattctaactttttcaaaattgctagaaaattttacttttttttttgctaaaattgtcaaagtatttcgccattaaaaaaaatgttaaaaattctcCTGGAGTAACTCGTATCTTTGAATGTTTCAACTGTCTTGACTCTTGATATTATAAATTCGTAATTGATATCGATCTCAAGTGGTGGAAGACAGAGAATTAGATACCTTCGATCTAGTGGTCATTTTCTTACTcgttcgttttttcaaaaatttacaaaaatgtttgctttaatttttactttgagATGTTACAAACATATTCCAGTATTACTATGAGATGGGagaaaaaaggtggaaaattaaaaaatgttctatttgaaaaatcaggAGGTAATGGACTTTTTCAGCTCTGAAGGATTAAACCCCTTCCCCTGCAGCCAAATGTAAGTTTCTGAAGAAAGGAACTTTTCGAGATGATTCGCCTTCGATTAGAACGAGACCACGATTCTTGGAAAGAGCATGATTTGAAACCCTTTGAACTGAAATCTTGcctgctcaatttttttttttgtaatccttggtgaatttttgaaaatttaaaactgattCATCTTCGACAACTTGTGctgcttttttcgaaaaagaaataaCGTTAACTTATtcagaaaatgatgaaaacctTGGTCCTGAAACTAATTCTAGAGTCCgtaatgcaattttgaatttttccataattttaaaattacaccaCCAGTGATGTGGAAATCAATCTGGGCATCTAAAAATCGAGTAGTgggatttatccacatttgagtggATTTCCAGTCGGACACgtcaaatgcattttttgaccagaatatttgtaagaaaaaaattaaaaaaaaaaacaaaatgaggAATTgaggaaataaattttcaattcgatggaaaattcttgaaatttgcacaaatggCTCTCCAAGCTCACCAATTCGAATTTCACCATtacgagccattctggagcctccagcgggatttttgatttcgagtttcgaaatttttccatgCAGCGTGTTAATTATTTTTGGACAGCTAATGCtgcgacctgttcaacgagtttatacACATTCTGGGCGATTTCTCGGCGGATTcctcgagtgtgttttttgaTCAAtgaaactgctcaaaaaacataCTCGAGTGAGAATAACtcagaacttgatttttagcgaCCTACATTaattttcacgccttctggagaaatgtcaaaattttggagaaaatcaaaaatctcaccggaggcttcagaatggccaGAAATGCAGGAATTCGGTATGTGGAAGTTGTTActagtttcaggactaatttttatcatttttttctaaataagtaGATCGATTTGGCCACAGGAGACCTATGATCTCGCCTAATGGGAAAACGAACAGAAAATTCTTCTTGAcatactgaaatcaaaaatgtgtaccttttttcgttgtttttgtgatttattcagCTTTTGAACTTAGACGTAGACGAGAAAGAAAGGCGAAGATTTTAACAATTTAGAGCAGTAAAATCATTTTACCTAAGAAGTTTCAATgctaaaattttgtgcttttagatgttttcgaaagaaatttcCCACTTCTTTTcgctactcgtattttgtgcTGCATAATacaattttgcgttttttgaggtgaaaccctgaaattttataacttccGATTTCaaagcgaagtgagggcaaaagcttttgaaaattgataatgataataattcaagaagtagtataaaaccattattttctatttaaatgcttttttcaattttcacttttcacttttgactTGTTTTAGACACCCtggttcagaaaaaaaatacctagtacTTTATggaattttaggcaaaaaagtgCGCCAAGTTTCAGCAGGAAACGAgactatttggaaattttaaaaaaaagtgagatttttttaccTCTATGGTCTCAAATTAACAAccctttcaacttgaaatttccagcaACAAAAGTACCCTGAACCTGGTTCAAAACCCATCGTATCGATTTCAAAAATCCCCAATGTAAAAAATCTCTCATTAATTTCAACAACAGCCAAGTGGAGACTTTCAAGTATAATAGGGTACCAATACTTTCTCATCTTCCAAGTGGAACTTTATTCTTCACCACCACAACTTGGAAAATCATCCAAGTTGAAAACTCATCTTTTTGTTACTGCAACTTACTCAAGTACCTAGTTATCAGAAAAAGGACGTTTTTTATTACCGTAGGAGAGGTTGAAATcgcaattaaaattgaaaaagaaaataacctTACTATAAAAACCCATCGATACCGATACGAAGCAATAATAATAAACTTAGATTCAAGAActtcattaattaaaaaatccataaaaattacatcaattCTGCAGAAGTTTTCAGTTCATAAAAAGATACGAGTTCGCGTTTATAAATTTTCTGTGTACAATATTCTGACACAGTTAATCTGGCTTTTACCCAATTTTGCTCGGTtgctgcgagaaaaaaaaacagtaatttaaACGAGACGAACGAATAGTAAACGACGATGGTTGCAAGTTTGTATCTCAGCCATCGCATCGCATCACATCGCAACTTAACAAAGtaacaattttacaaattcaacaaaacgaataataattaaaaataaccaTCTCGCGATGCCCTTGAACAACTCATCTGTCCAACTCCCCCACACCGGATCTTTTTTTCCAACAgtaatagagaaaaaaaatgatgcgaaTACGAATTCGCGTGAAATCGCACTTAATATCGAATTATTCCGCCATAATTAAGATTTCTACGATTTGTGTGCATTTTAGATACGTACATATAGAAACGATCGTAAGATTAAATGAAACGTAAATCCTAATAAAGTCGACGAAGCGAGACGAAGATTCCGACTCGTAGAGTCAATTTTTGCACCAGCACAAGTTGTAGGTCGTTAATCCCCTCGATGATTCGGTCAAATCCTCCCATAAGACTAGTTAACACCCTCGCAGTTTCACATAAGCAGATTTCCTGTATACTAGGCACACGTTTGGATTTTAGATTTACACGCATACTACGTCATCGTATCGATATTTATGACGAATCGAATTCgataagaaatattttcattttataattttttgatgaaattcttccATAGCGAGATATTTTTTTGGGGGCTGCGATAAAAGTAAATAGATTCGAAAGATACTCGTGCGAAAGGGAAGACCACGATGAAATACATCTTAATTACGAATTCTATTTCAACGAGGGGATCGCCAACCCTGACCAGTTTGACTGAAATGTAAATCGTCTATTACAAATTACGGCGTAGTATTTTATTGTCATGGTTAGGGTGCATGCGACCGACATAATGATGGTTTGGTAAGTAAAAGGGCACTACGTTTGTAATATCGTGTCCATATACCACAtgacttttcaaacttttcaccCATATTTACTCTATAGGCCTTATTACACATAGCTGGTCGGAGGTCTACGTTGGAAATTGTGTTCTTTGAAAATACGAGAAATACAATCGCCAATTAACCCGCGAGCATAAATCTTTAAGGAGGAAAAAATCCGCATTCTACaaaggtaggtaaaggtataagTTATATATATGAATTTAGTTcgttaaatttcttcaaacacTGACATATCTTGTCAGTTTCCAGATAAACAAACTAACAAGCACGATTCACCATTAGGTACATTGGTCTAGCTCTAGAGAAAGAATTTCATATACAAAGAAGCCCATCAAACTACAAATACATGTTCTTGTAATTAGTGTTGGTGTTGGTGTTACAGAAACGCTTCtcgaagatgaagaagaagaagggaGAAAAACGTGACCcattgtgaaatgaaaattgaaatatctttGATACGTGGTTTTAATTGTCTGCAGTCGTTTCTGTGTTGAGCGCGTAGGATCGTTATGGATTCTTGCAAGTTGGAGTCGAAGTCGAAGTCGAAGCCAAAGAGCGATATATATACCGGATTGGGATTTGATGGTGTAAATATACCATTGACGTAAACACAAAAACGTGAAACTATAACAACGGGATATATTGGCTATCGTCGTAAATATTTTGTCCGATGCCATAAATACAACTCGTAATTATTATAGCCTGTATGAGAAATAAATTGTGACATGTAATGTTACACTTGAAATAGAAAAACACAACATGATACATAAACCAGCAGGAGGCAACCAGGCCTCACGTAcgatcgagttgaaatttttcttcttcgtggCGATGGCGTTCCGCGTTCGATACGCGGGTTCGTTGTTCTTCTACGTAACTAACGTgtcgattttttcgaataattaagCTGTCGGTTAAATTTCATCTAATAGTAATTTAAAACTGTTCGTTAAGTGCTCTTCTGGTGTAAGTGCACACAGTTCCTCTAATACAAATATAGGTACTATAAAATGGTTCGATAATAAGAACCCTAGCTAGTCATAGGCACATGCAGGAAAATCTCAATTTACCTAGCCATTTTCCATTATTCGACAAAAAGGAGTCATCTAGGAGCAATTAAGATGGACCGATAAATATTAATTAGGTAATCAATTATTACGtcgatttgtttttaaaaaatgaacaaaaattagaaaaatattccaacagTAAATAGGTTATTTTAAAAgctggcattttttgaaaatttttacgaaccgaacaattttgaaaacgtttatCCCTCGTCAATGTTTTTCTCACAAAGAATTTCTTTTATTTGGACGAAAAATGACACAATGAGCATTCTGTGTCCACAAAAGTACCCAAGAAACCGGAAGGTATGGAAAATTCGTTTGGATGATAAATTGCCTTCGTATGGTGAACTACGaatcaaaatcgattcaaatgCCACAAAAATCTTTCATGCAATAGCCATCACCAAAATTGCCTAAAACCatctttaaaaatgttcaaagtgtgagaaaattttatttaactaccgaccaaaaattttttcagaaatacgtCAAAGTTGGGGCCCTTGGAAGGGTTCAACTGtaaatccaacttcatattcgtgttcaaggGGTTCGATTTATATGTATAAAAACGACACCCAtattgccaacattttcaagACCCAAAATTGGGTGGGGAGGTGCACATGGGCCCAAAATGAGCTTTCAGAggaatttttgcatgttctacAGTTTTTCAAGGTTCACGTGCAAAGCTTCAGAACTTCAcaacgagtatttttgaaattggcagtgCTATTATGACACAAAAAGcacattttgaagagttttttgagtttttgaagatgacccaccgggagaaaaaatttgaaaaaatttccaaaaatagtaatGGGGGGGGGAGCcgaaaaatttcggaaaaattcaTGTGGATAGACCCATGCTTcctgtacatattttgggtaaaatcaaaatttgttattcaaaactcgttgaagtgcgatttttttcctgaaaaaaaaacgtttttttgtcaTTGTGGACAAGGGGGTGGGGTGAGGGACAAATTTTTGGGTCTACAATTTTAGAGGTaagtacccaacaatgttcaatcaaaaaatcaaaaatccgaggacacgggcatttcacctatcttatccgggaataCGCTTTTATGATTTATAAACATTgcttaaattacaaaaaaaatataaaaataaatcgacACATTGTGAAacatttcgttctttttttcaccaacGGTATGGGAACAATTTCTCTGCTGTTCTGAACAATTCTGAcactaattaaaaaaatttcaagacatttcagacaatttttaaaataattatttgaaaggCTGGAACCATTTTTTACCCACGGCCACGTTTGACAATTTGGAGCCTTTTAGATAACAGTTAGAACGCTTAAAACAACCTTTGAAATGATTATTTCAggcaatttttgagcaaatttatccatttttagaatacttatcattttttacaacACTTGCAGCAATGTTTACACCAGATAAATGATACTTTGAACAGGTTAATATGTTTTATAGAAAGTGTTTcgtgattttcacaattttttcaaaatgtttcaaatgatCTTTAAGTacttttataacaatttttctgTTACTTACTTAGAAAGTTTTTCAGAATATGTCAGACAGCTTTATGctatattaataaaaatatttatcctACTAGTACAATAAAACGctactttattcactctcgctagtcgctcgagtgatcaaatatgcgttttcttcccacgtttggataaaatatgttattcaactagtcaaataaagtgattttcgacgatttttaattacttccctcgctttgctcgggaaataaacctcaaaaatcgtcaaaaatcactttattttactagtaggataaaataccatttgaccattttcaagcttattttggcaacattgtgtaatttttacaatttacgcgaaattataaaaaatatgtttttgtaatttaataactttttcgtttttttacatGACTTTTAACAtgttttgagcaaattttaggcaattttaattacaatattttaaccACTTTTCAacggtttttggtaattttgagcattttcaatATTCCACACTATTTTTGTACGTAGATGATATTTTAACCACGATT contains:
- the LOC135844991 gene encoding uncharacterized protein LOC135844991; translation: MESDHSQESFPDFRFIPRTLQDIAASKYAFISLCNPSDLLHILPTSIRSMIKDKIRSISIEIRIWNFVVGDIVPREVLINCVAFNSAGGICSRRTVKNLLTSNLQRIDLEKQFQIACSLCIEECIEHLWPSVKDDERFRKCHFTCTTNIFDDGFPHVDLMNYWCSRMRGELKKVYGPEEKSPEWYTVSYILYKEASNVRNWSLIEYFWSNLNNEEKSSLVDEIWIKSSKCFHEDELFHQLQRDPTKNSSRLIIMYSNDCTVVRNFVRSNWFLFIAHFAVDDVYCQYALQLWNYGKSSIVDGATFSYEILFPLSKVAYQYEHSRYAAVLLKEIWLSAPDHLKNHVTLKSNKSYEE